Part of the Triticum urartu cultivar G1812 chromosome 2, Tu2.1, whole genome shotgun sequence genome, ACTCTCGTCGCATATACAAGGACGCTAGACACGTTGTCTCCACGGGAGGAAGAGTCGACGTACGtgggccgggccgggccggcTACGGGCCCCTCAGGTCGGCTGCACCGCCTCTCGGGCGCCCCCTCCGCTCACGATCCACGGGTGCCCTGCGATCATCAACCAATTTGGTTCAGATTATTATACAGGGTAAAGCTAGTAGGAGATGGATACGGACGGTTGAACAATTCTAGAGAACGAATCGTGCACTTTTGGAGTCCTCGGATATTCCAAATGCAGCGCTGCCCATGCCCCAATCTGGAGAAAGAATCAAGGTGGTGTACGGGCGGGCGGGCGGGGCGGGCGCTTACGGAGGACTTGCTCCGCGGAGAACCTCCGGGAGACGTCGCGGCACATCATGCGCCGCATCAGGTCCTTGGCCAGCGGCGACACCCCGGCGAACAGCCGCGGCGGGAACCGGGGCCTCCCGCGCAGCACGGCCGCGAACACGTCCGACGCCGTCTCGCCGCTGAAGGGCAGCGCGCCGCCGGTGAGGAGCACGTAGAGGACCACCCCGGCGCTCCACACGTCCGCCTTCTCCCCGTACTCGTCCCCCGCCACCACCTCGGGCGCCACGTAGTGCGGCGTGCCCACCAGCCCCCGCGcgccctccccgccgccgacCAGCGCCGCCGACCCGAAGTCCGCGAGCCGGGCCCGCACGGGGCCGTCCCCGCCGTCGGGGGCGTCGAGGAGCACATTGTCCGGCTTGACGTCGCGGTGCGCGACGCCGCGGCGGTGGCAGATCGCGAGGGCCTCGGCGAGCTGCGCGGCCACGGCGGCGGCCTCGGGCTCCGGGACGGGCGCGCCGTGGCGGAGGCGGACCCAGTCGAGCAGGTCGGGGCCGGCGCAGAGGTCCATGACCACGTGCGTCCACGCCTCGTCCTCGTACACCGCGTGCACCTGCACGACGCCCGGGTTGCCCGCGGCGGCCAGCTGCGCCAGCTTGGGCTCCAGCTCGGCCAGGCCGCGGTCCAGGTCGTCGGCGAGGCGCGAGCGGTCGACCGACTTGACGGCGTAGAGGTCGCCGGAGGAGCGGGACGCGCAGCGGCGGACGACGCCGAAGCGGCCGCGCCCGATCTCCTCCCCGATCTCGTAGTCCCGCTCGAGTTCCTCACTCATGGCAGATCTGTTTTTTTTTTTACCCTCTCACGGTGCTTTTCTCGGAGGATGGTTGGTTCGCGAACCGGtggccgcctatttaacggggcGCCGGAACTTCGGGCTGCCGCCGAATATGCGGATCCTGCTCGACCGGACCATATTCCAGTTTTACCCTCGCGTTGGTTACTACTCCTTCTACTAGACTACTATGCAGCTCCGTTTAAGGTTGTCTTGTACAGATACAATGCGCGTAATAATCTTATCCAGTTCTATCACAATTGCGATTAGTCGGATACATTTGGATCAGCAGGAGTCAAGCAGCATGACTAATCTACCTGAGTCTTTGTCAAACACTATACCAAGCAGGACCTCGTCGTCATTACAATGACCAAGATCACATCTCATTTTTTCGAGAAGATTCCATGTGGACCCAATGCGTAATAATTAATCCATATTTGATAATTATTAAAGTTGCCGGTGCACAACGACTGTCTCCACGTGGTAGAGAGCCACTGCGTCGAGGAGACACGTAAGCAGTCAAACACACACCGCATTCTAGCAAGCGCGTGACTTGGCGGCCACATTGGAGTAGCAAGCCGCCACGTCGACGTAGACCGCCGCGCTACGAACCAGAGCACGGTTCCATCGTCGACCGTGCGTTTCGCACTCCGCGCACCGTAGCGCCACAAAACAGAACCGGCTTTTGGCAAAAGCTCCGGCCGTCTCCGGTCCGGTGGGCCTCCCGCTCAGGACGGCCCAAGGTACGGGTACGTCCACatgtacgtacgtacgtacgtctCCCCGGACCTCCCTCCGGCCATAAACGGCCGGCCGGCCTGCCTCCGCCGCGTGCAGGGACGTGGCCGCTTGCCCCGCCG contains:
- the LOC125539142 gene encoding phosphoenolpyruvate carboxylase kinase 2-like → MSEELERDYEIGEEIGRGRFGVVRRCASRSSGDLYAVKSVDRSRLADDLDRGLAELEPKLAQLAAAGNPGVVQVHAVYEDEAWTHVVMDLCAGPDLLDWVRLRHGAPVPEPEAAAVAAQLAEALAICHRRGVAHRDVKPDNVLLDAPDGGDGPVRARLADFGSAALVGGGEGARGLVGTPHYVAPEVVAGDEYGEKADVWSAGVVLYVLLTGGALPFSGETASDVFAAVLRGRPRFPPRLFAGVSPLAKDLMRRMMCRDVSRRFSAEQVLRHPWIVSGGGAREAVQPT